One genomic segment of Balaenoptera musculus isolate JJ_BM4_2016_0621 chromosome 11, mBalMus1.pri.v3, whole genome shotgun sequence includes these proteins:
- the MRPL14 gene encoding 39S ribosomal protein L14, mitochondrial translates to MAFFTGLWGPFAHVSRALSQRRFSTTGSLGAIQKMTRVRVVDNSALGNTPYHRPPRCIHVYNKNGVGKVGDRILLAIKGQKKKALIVGHRMPGPRMTPRFDSNNVVLIEDNGNPVGTRIKTPIPTSLRQREGEFSKVLAIAQNFV, encoded by the exons ATGGCTTTCTTTACTGGGCTCTGGGGCCCCTTCGCCCACGTGAGCAGAGCACTGAGCCAACGCCGTTTCAG CACCACTGGGAGCCTTGGTGCAATTCAGAAGATGACGCGGGTACGTGTGGTGGACAACAGTGCCCTGGGAAACACCCCGTACCATCGCCCTCCTCGCTGCATCCACGTCTATAACAAGAACGGGGTGGGCAAAGTGGGCGACCGGATCCTGCTGGCCATCAAGGGGCAGAAGAAAAAGGCGCTTATTGTGGGGCATCGTATGCCTGGTCCCAGGATGACCCCCAGGTTCGACTCTAACAACGTGGTCCTCATCGAGGACAACGGGAACCCTGTAGGGACCCGAATCAAGACACCCATCCCCACCAGCCTACGCCAGAGGGAAGGCGAGTTTTCCAAGGTGCTGGCCATTGCCCAGAACTTTGTGTGA